The Penicillium digitatum chromosome 6, complete sequence genome contains the following window.
ATCTGCAGATCCCGCTTGCCAACAACCAATGTCTGCGTCACGGCGGGGTCTTGCCCCAACTGTCCATGATCTCTATTGGCAAAGCTTAGTCGTGCGTTAATATCTTACCCGGACCGCAAATCCCTTTGATTTACACGTCTCGCGGCAGGATCGTTGAAGGGATTATAAAAGCAGACCTGTCTGCTCGACAGTCCCAACCCAGGTTCTTCAAGCTGAGGATTATCTCAGAATGTTGGTTTTGGTACCCTTTATTTCTTTGGTGGCTGCGGTCGCGGCGTTGCAGAACCCGCATCGCAAAGCTGCAACCTTCAGACAGCCTGCAGATGGTCTGCGCAAAAGAGACGTTTCGACTGCTCCGACTGAGCACAAGTATCTGAACGAGAAGACGGAGAGTAAGTGCGGAAATGTGTCATTGGTTCATTGGTTGAAACTATGACTGTCTACTTACAATCCACGTCTTCCAGAATTCCAAGTGAATGGAACTCACTTCCCCCGAGTTCCTTTTGACATTGGCGAAAGCTATGCCGGACTTTTGGAGAATACCCCTCATGGAAAGTCAAGCTTGTTCTTCTGGTTCTTCCCATCTACCAACCCTGCTGCGGAAAAGGAGGTACGTCCGTTCCTTCCAATCTTTTGGCAGAATTCCATCTCACTTCCTCCGAGATTACCATCTGGCTGAATGGAGGCCCCGGATGCAGCTCGCTTGACGGTCTGTTACAAGAGAACGGTCCCTTCTTGTGGCAATCCGGCGTGTACGAGCCGGTGCGCAACCCCTACTCATGGACCAAATTGACAAACCTGGTCTACGTCGACCAGCCTGCCAGCACTGGCTTTTCTCCCGGCCCAGCCGATGTTGAAAACGAGATCGAAATCTCAAATCAATTCAATGACTTCTGGGAGCGCTTCATTGAAACCTTCAGCATGCAAGGCTACAAGATTTATATCACCGGAGAGAGCTATGCTGGTCAATACATTCCCTATCTGGCAGACGGGATGTTGAAGCGCAATGATACGACGACCTTTAACCTTAAGGGTATCCAGATTAACGACCCGTCCATTAATGAAGATTCCGTCATGATCTATGGTCAGTTGTTCCCCTCTCCGATGAAGACCCCCTATCTTAACCAAAACTAACAGCCCCGGCCGTGGCCGCGCTGAACCACTACTCCACCGTGTTCGCCCTGAACGAGACTTTCATGGAAGAAATCAACCACCGGGCCGACGAATGCGGCTATACCCAATTCCTCAACGAAGCCCTGACCTACCCCCCACCGAAGAATTTCCCAACCGTACCAGACCCTAACAAGCCGGGCTGCGACGTCTGGGACCAAATCGTCACAGCAGCAACCTACATCAACCCCTGCTTCAACATGTACCACCTCACCGACTTCTGTCCCTTCCTCTGGGATGAGATGGGTTTCCCATCATTAGCCGGCGGACCTAACAACTACTTCAACGACTCCGCCGTCCAAAAAGCCCTCCACGTCCCGCCAACAAACTACCAAGTCTGCGGCGGTGACATCTTCACCAACGGCGATCTTTCACCCCCCAGCGCGCTCGGCCCACTCCCCAGCGTGATCGAGCGCACGAACAACGTGCTCATCGGCCATGGCTGGTTCGATTACCTGCTCTTCGCGAATGGAACACTCGCTACGATCCAGAACATGACTTGGAATGGTGCGCAGGGTTTCCAGAAACAACCTACCGGACCCCTGTTTGTGCCGTATACGTCCGATCTGGACAAAATTGCGAATGGGGATACTTCGACACCTTGGAAAAATGAggctggtggtggtattcTTGGAACCGCGCATACTGAGCGTGGTCTTACGTTCAGCTCGGTTTATAATTCCGGTCATGAGATCCCTCAGTACGTTCCTGGTGCGGCGTACCGGCAGTTGGAGTTCTTGCTTGGGAGGATTGAAAACCTTCAGCAGATGGGGTCTTTTACCGCTTTTTAGATTTGATCTAGCTGATTTGATTCCCTGCCCTTGCAGGTAAACCATGGATCAGTTGTATGGCGGTGCAGTCTCAAAGGGACCTGATTTCTATTCAATGCAAGAATTCATCTTTATCTCAGGTCACGAATCGCATTTAAGTCAACTAAATTCCATGGTTGTAGGACCAGGTACGCCATGCTACTTGACAAAAACAGAAAGTCACAATCCTAGACAAGGAACTCGCTATGCACAATGTTCTCTGAAACCCCATTGGGGTATCACTTGGCCCAAAAACGAGATATGACCACATCACCGGTGGTGGACTCTGGGGCGTATAGAACTTCAGACGACCTCCACTCTAGGGGACCATCGTGAATTCATCGTTGATGTTCGCTCTGATCATGTCTTCGATACCCCGACCCAACCAAGACGCTACGCGGTCCAAGTTTAAGTCCCAGATGGCTTTTCTCTCGCTGCCGTGTACGCATTTCACGCATTCCACGCATTTCTGATTTCCCGATCTGCTCTTCCCCTGTCGAATCCCAGGTAGGTGTCCAGAATTCCGATAGCAAATCCCAAGTTAGTGTTTTGATAGCTCCAATCTGGGTGGGAGGCTATTGGGTAGACTGTACCTGATTTGATCTTGTTGCACATCGTGGCTAATGCATTAGCTCTGTGGTGGATTTTCACCTGGGTTTCGACCTCTGTTTGTCCTAAAAGCGGGATCCAAAGGCTTTTGGATGAAACAAATACTCACAGTCGCCCTCCTCAGGGTAATCATCCGTGGACATCGCAGATTCCTCTGGCTGTTCGACCACCTAACAGGTGATGGCCAGGTAAAGTTGATGGGGCTTTCAGAGTCCACGTTGCTCTATATTGCTCGCAAAGAGGTGTCGATGATGTAGATATCAGAGAGTGTTATGAGCCAGGCAAGAGCAGCATGAGGGAAAGGGATAATGAAGGTATGTTATAGTGTGGACAGAGTCACAGCGGGCTTTTAATTGACAAGGCTAGGACCACCTTGTACAGATTTGGCAAAGCAACGAGCCGAGTTGCACCTTCCCTGCTTGGCCCATTTTTTATATTGGACATCTACCCACAGTCGAGTATCGGCATTCACCATGGAAGTGCACCATTTTTCTATGGACTCTCAAGGAATCCCAGAAGAATGAAACTGCCAGGGATTGACTTTGTTAAGCATTTAAAGAAGCGAAATGTATGACGTCATTGGGTACATCTACAATCTGTGTGCGTCAGACATTTTGTTTCTTGTGAACGGCAGGTAGTTgcctttctttttccagaaGAAATGAGCTTTGCCTCAATTCAAAAACACTGGTGAAGTCTGTCGATTGATTAAAAACTTAGTATATAGAATAGGCAAGTGTTGATGGCTACCAATGAATCCATTAATTATTCTCAGATATTCCAATCCTGCTCGGTTTGATGGCAGTTTCCTCCTCTCAAATTTACCCACGTTAATTCACAAGCATAGATTATGAGACACTCAAGCTATCGGTTGGTGCTTCTTCATTCGATCATCAACCACTTAAATCTGCTTGGAAGCATATGTAGCCAAACCGGTGCTCGCCACGCCGGACGAGGAGGGAGTAGCAGCCAAGGGACCAATTCGCAGGGCACCGCAAGGGCTAGTAGGGGCAGTGAGGCATCCACCCAGGTATTCGCCGAGACTACCAGTCTGGTTGAGAGAGGACAAGAGCTGGATAGGACCATAAGCTGCCACAAGAGAAGTAGAGTTCTGGGCAAAGTAAGTCGAGTTCACGCGGCTACCAATTATGGCGGAGTGAGCGCTGTGTTCGGCAGCTAGACGAGCCAGGAGGAAAGAGACCTCGGGGGACTCGGTGTAGCCGGCAAGACCAATGAAAGCGCCAGTGGCGGTGTCCTCGAAACGGTAGGCCCATTGGGCCCAAGCCTGGGTGCTGTAGACCTCGGGGAACTTGTAGTCACATGAGAGCTTAGAGAATCCGGGGGCTTTGGCGCCGACTTTCTCGATGGCAGCGCTGGATAGAGTGTTGTCCGTCTCGAGACCAAAGAGGATCTTCTGGTACGCTTGGAGGGTAGCATTGCTGGAGCTGCCGAAGGTGCTGTTCACGGTGGAGTTGTAGAAGCCCCCGATGAAGTCAGAGATACCTAGGGCGAATTGCAGGAGCCTGGCATCGGAAGCTGAGGGCGAGCAGGTTGCGGCTGAGCTTGCTGcggaggtggtggtggcggCGGAGGTGGCAGTGACTCCGGCCAGGAGGAGGCTTACAATGTTGAAACGCATAGCTCTTGGGAGTTATCTCGGAAGAGGTATCGTACAGGGAAAATGAGGAATATTTAGTTAGGAGGAAAAATAGTGGCTACGCCCCCAGGCAGTTAAATACCTTTCAAGCCCATCCAACCACACAATCTTCCAAGTCATCTAGAGTCATCATCACCCCAGCGACGCATGCGGTAGGCCTTCGAGTACATTATACTCAGTAGACTTTCTAGATAACCGGTAGTCGCCTCTGCATTGGCGTCATGGACCCCAGTATAACCTTTGAGCCTGGGCTGTCATGGAATCAATTTTGCCATGTTCTCTTGGAATGACGTCGACCACTTGACCACTATGCTGGGGCGATTTGAGTTGATATAAAAATCGGCTGAAACCAAAGCTTCAATGCTTTAAGATTCTTATCAAGTGGGTTCCGGATCGACGGGATATCCGGTGTACCCTAATGACTTGGATCATGGCGTCGTGGATCTGAAATTTCTGCTTAAAAGTTACTCGGAAAATGGATATGCTTCCACTGTGAATTTTTGCTGGTGTTTCATTCTACGACATGCTACTCTTTATGTTTCTATGCATCTTTGAAAAGAAATCTGGAAGTGATGATGGTCGTATTCATATCTTACACACCTGGGGGCATTTCAAGCCGACGGATGCTGGCGGATCTGCAACAGTAAATGTCGAAATTTAAAAATTTGTGGCAAATTTCAAGCCCCGTTAGAGATTTTCCTCATTTAAATCAAATCTTGCATCAAAAAAGGAATGGAACGAAGAGAGGAGACTGCTCCAAGGGAACAGATAGAATGGATAGACTGAGAAGTACATCAATCAGGAAAAGTAGATATATCATCCCCTCTGTCCCACCCAAAAAAAGAGGACGTTAGTTATCAGCGTAAATGTGCAACGAGACTCGCCTATATACATTTCATATAATGTGCGACTATACATACTCCGCTCAACAAGCAACTAATCCCCGTACACAAGATGATGAGCCCATATCCACTGCCATATCCCGCCACAGCAGAGCCCTTCCATGGGTCTACACCAAGTATAGCCTCACTCAAAGGACCGCTAACAACATTTCCGATTCCGCGCCCAAAGGCAATAAAACCGAAGATGATAGTGGCATCGGCAGACGGATTGACTCGTCGGACCTCGTGCGTCATCCCCGACCACGTCGCTGAGTAACACCCTGCGAATACTCCGTATGCGATGGAAAAGACGAACAAAGTGGACAAGGTTGCTGAGAATCCCCAGAGGAAAAAAACTGAAAGTGTACTGCCGACCGTTGAGATGGTGATGCAGGTGATGGCGTGGTAACGATCTACCAGATGGCCCATAGTAACACATCCAAAAACCGACGCCAGATTCAAAAGCGTGACCGTCAACGAGGAGAGGAAATCTGAAGCGCCGATGCTACGCGCATAAGTCGGCAGGTAGATTCCGGGCAAGAAAAACCCGAGTGCCTCGATGATGTTGCCGAGTTGGTAGAAACAAAATACCTTGGTTGTAAGGAAACGGAAGTTCAGACGCTGAAAGTCGACTGTTTTTCTGACAGGGAGCCGGGGTCTGTGGTAGTATATGAAAGGCGCAGCGAGAACAAAGATCACCACCGAGATTACCCTAAGCGTAGTTTCGAATCCGAAGCGATTCAACAGCTTCTCGAGGCCAATCGGGAAAATTATTCCAGACACTCCTGATCCAGCCCACGTTATCCCGAACGCCAGTCCTCGTCTGTGGACAAACCACTCATCCATGTACAAGATGGATGGACTGTATGCTATACAGCCGCCGATTCCGAAGCCGACTCCTTGGGAGAGCACGAGGTGAGTAACATTGGTGGAAAATGAGCCCAATGCCAAGGAAAGACACATCATAATCAGCCCTAGTGATGAGAACCAACGTCCCCACTGAGGAAGTAGGATCATCATTATAATAACTAGTGGACAGCTCAAATAGGATATTCCCTGTGCTTGGTGTTAGCAATAGACCGTGGTAAACGAAGCTGGTGATCTTACTGTGGCACATGTTCCAATAACAGCTACCATGCCAGAATCCTGGAAGGCTTCATGGTCGTGATAGTATTTCTGGAAGACTCCAAAGGTAAAGGCGAATCCTGTTCATAGTTAGACTCATATTGCCATCTTGTAGTCCTATCAGCCAGACTTACCCCATATCAAAGCCTCGAGCATTGTACAAGCCGCCAGAAACATCCATGCGTGGAAACCTCCGTCGACGGGTAGTAACGTCTGACCATCAACGGTTGACGTTTCTTCGAACTTCTCCGGGCATAAGTATGTCTGAGCTTCACTGCAAGATGATGAGTCGCTGCAAGAAGGGCGTCTTCTCTCCATGTTGTGGATGTTGAATTCAGGGAGTCTAACTAGAGGGTTGTTAGAAACAAAGGCAAGCTCCAACGGTGAAGGTGCCCATTTTAACTACTCTCTATAAGAAGCAATTAGGAAACTCTGGTCACATTGTTTCATCAAGGAGGTCTAGAGTTCGAAGGGATGGCAAAAACTCTTGGGTAAAGATCAACCGGGTGATGGAAGGAATTTCCTTACGTCGACGATTGAGGCTGGCATGCAACCTCAACGACCGAGCGGCATATTATACATTTGTGTATCTATCTCAAGCAGTGACTATAGCTCAAGAGTAGTCATATTGCTAATCTCGTAATCGGGCTGCGAACCTAATGATCCCGATCCAGTATCTAATAATTGACAAGACCACTGTGACAAATGATTGTGTTGTGATGGCGGATGACATTGAGCCCCTACTTTGAAGCCTCCAACGAAACAACGTTTTAAATGGCCGAAACTGATGTGCTTTGCTTGGGAAATAGAGAGATCTCCCCGGCCTGCGAGAGGGGGTTGTAGCATTAACGACAGCGAACTACGCTTGTGCGAAGGGATTGGAATGTAGAAAATGGTCATCATGAAATGGGGATAGAGTTATCGGAGACTTGCAACAGTGTATGACCTATGGTACCATCCATAAAGCCCCGAGCTGCAGATCATTTAAAGGCCCCTTGTTCGGTAAAACTCCGTGTAGTGCCACGTTAGACTGAGGATGAGCTAGGACGCTTGGGCCTTGTCATCAAGGAGCTATAAGAGGGCTAATCATATCGAGTTCATGTGTAATAGCACGCAAGATCGTGTTAAAAATAGTATACCATGACCTACGTTTGATGGAAGAATGAAATAACTCTAATGGACTCGGCATTCGCCAATGTGGACCTGTATAACTAATTCTGAAGATAATGTATAGAACTATAGGTAGATGACTTCCTCGTCCCAAACTATGCGTCTTAGGTGGCGAGCCAGATATTCTGATCCGTGCCATACCCAAAAGGAATCCAGGAGTCATTGAAGTATCTCTGTAGCACAGTTTGCATGTAGTCCATATCATCAACACAGtatccaccaccaccagggCCAATATGTGAACAATGTACATCGGGGCGGTACTGCACCATATGCTCATGAACTTCCCGACACAGCAATGTGTTGCGACCCAGCTCATGAGCCTTTCCAAATCGCACAGTCTTGGTCAAAAAGTCATAGCAACTTGCAGAATCCGTATATTGCTGATTCGAACCTATGCAATGCTGTTCATGCGTGTCACAGATGGCCGTGGCTAGCAAATCAGCAACATATGCGACAGCCTGTTCAGGTTCAGTGGCGTTAATTTTTGTTGCGACCCCTTCAAGTAGGAAGTCGAGTAGATACTCGAACCAGCGGAATGTTGCATCGTACTGTGCGATCTTGCCGTCTGCATTGAATTTGACCCAAGTGTCGATCGTCACTGGGATAAGGACGCCGAAACTTGTTGCGTTGAAGGTCACGACTGTTGTTGCGGATGCGATGTCGTCATTGGCGGTGAATTGAGTGATGTTGTATGCGATCGGGACACCGACAAGACTAACGTGGTCTGGATCGGCGAATAGGCCGAATATGTATTCGCGGTTCAGCTCGTCGCCATCGAAGGTGCGGGTGATATCAACGCGGCCTTGTACCTGTAGTTTGTTAGATGATGAGACTAGTGGATCGCAAACTCGGGCTGAACTCACATCAGATGTGAAAATGGCTGATTCATTGCCCTGTGTCTGGTTCAGATTCTCAGGGTAGAGAAAGGAATCCCAAAAGCCCTTCTCGAGTTTCCAGAGTCGGTCAAAAGAGAAGGTTGGTTTGGGATTCTCGGACAAATCCTTGCCTTCGACAGAAGCAAACAGAAATGCAGACACAAGTGAAAGAAGCCAGCTCCACTGACCAGATTGAAGATGCATGCTAAAAGTTTCGGGGTAGCCTTGAAATATTTTTGAGTCGGCTTGGACTTGCACAAGAAGGTTTTGGTCCTTGTACACAAAGGACATCGTTACTACGAGGAATCCAACTAGTGACATTCCATCTTCGATGGCAGGCATGTTCAATTTCAAATCTTCGAGAAGACGGTGCCGAACACTGGATGGCTAAACTTGTATTGAAATAGCCATGGCTCTCTCGCCCGCATTGGCAGGTGAATTTTTAAGGACAACTTATTCGAAATCATAATATCACGGTACAAAGCAAGTCGGTTCTAACTGATTCCAAATTGAATCCAATTAGCTTGAAACTTTTCGCCGTCGCATATTTGTATTCGGGTGGTCGATAACCCCACCACTCCCAGCCTCCTTGCACATAGTTCCGTCGAACAACCTCTCATTCCAAGTGAAAAGATATTGGAAAtttcccaaaaaaaagactaATCACATTGCTTAAACATGACGCAAGGCTTTCATAGCATTTCAAAGAAACGAAAACCTAGAGACAACTACTTCGAAGGAATTGGATTTCTGCATCAACAGTTCAGGTCTAACAGCGTGAAATGATCGATGCAAATGCCTTTTTACGATTTTTACAAAAGAGGTCTACTTTAAAACCCACAGTAAATCTGCAGAGCAATTATCAATCACGATTTGCTTGATGCAAAATAGGAAACGGTTGTTCGATTAATTCGGAATGTTGTACTTTCGGCTCAAAACCAAGTCTTGTTCTGCTACCACTACATTGGTCTCACTATGTTTATCTATATTTCTAGTGACGAACAGACCAGTAGTCAAAATTGACCAAATGGAACCAAATCCCCTCTATAGAAAATTGTACATTGCACAAAACCGGCCTGCTCAATCTCCAAAACTATAGCGAATCCAGCATATCCTGAAGCTGCCATGCAACAGAACTCTCGCTCCGCAGATCCTTCTTCAAAGTAATACTCAGCTCAAGGAAAGTCCTCTCGAGAAAATCACAAAGTCGAGGGAAAGTAGTCTGGAAGAAGCCAAGCCGCTTGCGAGTGACGAGCGGATGATCGGGGAAATACACCGAGATACCAGCCGCCAGCATCTTGATCTTGCGCATGGATACAGC
Protein-coding sequences here:
- a CDS encoding Serine carboxypeptidase (CpdS), putative, whose protein sequence is MLVLVPFISLVAAVAALQNPHRKAATFRQPADGLRKRDVSTAPTEHKYLNEKTEKFQVNGTHFPRVPFDIGESYAGLLENTPHGKSSLFFWFFPSTNPAAEKEITIWLNGGPGCSSLDGLLQENGPFLWQSGVYEPVRNPYSWTKLTNLVYVDQPASTGFSPGPADVENEIEISNQFNDFWERFIETFSMQGYKIYITGESYAGQYIPYLADGMLKRNDTTTFNLKGIQINDPSINEDSVMIYAPAVAALNHYSTVFALNETFMEEINHRADECGYTQFLNEALTYPPPKNFPTVPDPNKPGCDVWDQIVTAATYINPCFNMYHLTDFCPFLWDEMGFPSLAGGPNNYFNDSAVQKALHVPPTNYQVCGGDIFTNGDLSPPSALGPLPSVIERTNNVLIGHGWFDYLLFANGTLATIQNMTWNGAQGFQKQPTGPLFVPYTSDLDKIANGDTSTPWKNEAGGGILGTAHTERGLTFSSVYNSGHEIPQYVPGAAYRQLEFLLGRIENLQQMGSFTAF
- a CDS encoding MFS monocarboxylate transporter, putative; amino-acid sequence: MERRRPSCSDSSSCSEAQTYLCPEKFEETSTVDGQTLLPVDGGFHAWMFLAACTMLEALIWGFAFTFGVFQKYYHDHEAFQDSGMVAVIGTCATGISYLSCPLVIIMMILLPQWGRWFSSLGLIMMCLSLALGSFSTNVTHLVLSQGVGFGIGGCIAYSPSILYMDEWFVHRRGLAFGITWAGSGVSGIIFPIGLEKLLNRFGFETTLRVISVVIFVLAAPFIYYHRPRLPVRKTVDFQRLNFRFLTTKVFCFYQLGNIIEALGFFLPGIYLPTYARSIGASDFLSSLTVTLLNLASVFGCVTMGHLVDRYHAITCITISTVGSTLSVFFLWGFSATLSTLFVFSIAYGVFAGCYSATWSGMTHEVRRVNPSADATIIFGFIAFGRGIGNVVSGPLSEAILGVDPWKGSAVAGYGSGYGLIILCTGISCLLSGVCIVAHYMKCI